A genome region from Amblyraja radiata isolate CabotCenter1 chromosome 4, sAmbRad1.1.pri, whole genome shotgun sequence includes the following:
- the esco1 gene encoding N-acetyltransferase ESCO1 isoform X3 — MAAQKRKAASSPAKAKRGLIWTKNGSTRGEPSAKKKRLEEKVTSPQRRFTKQSAAPLCKAANNKGASKSLRTAVTMNRLSSKTTTKLKGKETKVIKKNNRMVPLKKSTKSLLKNNVSLKSSQQKKSAVSPMSNKKSDKVLAGRKATRKLNNAKIVCRKIPVKISQKFPQRNRTSQVRLANKGLPISKKTCSKKLLKMSQQNSRRKAPQKRSKSLSKQKETNSLRATTKRSHQSMKNVKVQSKFTVNVPRKKPAKKDTKSLKVTVRISKKQPVKKTANIVTRKSNRSKQITSRKENRTVATKVSSKKISEKIQTRAKSVKKLQLKKTMRSERLRCCLAIKDKLEADTARAQTKSIQIISKENIEQVVNSKLRSGTQQTLNERQTRFSQRLNLNPHLTTQSLLSIDSASSIAPIQKKRRKRAFSDLYPKSPENKGPLKKKAKVTRTKPENIKSPKKKASEITEKGHGKGGRKTPVVEVMKAAKKKDSKDVEPQVHKGKGQLGKPKNNPDGDILTASETSQEQTSKPVCQNHSKAKVKRAASCATLESDAKLKGVVQKLAKATNCSIKAIKEKAGSETSNEKQQNKILNNGRGNNKKINVNKDEQGSKQPSTIHKSNKNTVSSPKTAVKIPCQEVNDNAKCKRQSILELCEEIAEEIASDTLDLSVKEESTKMENKNIQKEPEIIQPASTEKMQKTKSIYSSLNRFQFSGQKCVKRKSIEHHKFVTTRNTSQKGWNSWTKIKQIKTDQKKLATINSTHNKVRNVQIRQAVSEVVVQTIKVKKEKLANGVPMQNKEENDTTYNQHKSKTVVSQLEVGRDINNDQRTTKDSIPEKIKLVKLCDVEEDEAEVAKLETESEADENFRLHLESSPECSPEKNCVTTLLLKPVKEQVESESGSLLKETVRILFSNPDSTEVKNESVSLSNQLTIAKNTAIPLEFSVQKEAKPSDNTDGGGLQQINLDSGQKRIGAISCTTCGMFYAASIPEDEAQHFKFHKHFISAVKYVGWKKERILGEYPDGKIIMVLPDDPKYALKKVEEIREMVDNDLGFQQAELKCPSRTKTLLFISNDRKIVGCLIAEHIQQE, encoded by the exons GTTGATCTGGACAAAGAATGGCTCAACAAGAGGCGAACCTTCAGCCAAAAAGAAACGTTTGGAAGAAAAGGTGACATCAcctcaacgtaggtttacaaagcaGTCAGCTGCTCCACTATGCAAGGCAGCCAATAATAAAGGAGCTTCAAAATCACTAAGAACAGCGGTTACAATGAACAGATTGTCATCAAAAACAACAACAAAGCTAAAGGGTAAAGAAACAAAGGTCATCAAGAAAAATAATAGAATGGTTCCTTTGAAGAAATCTACTAAATCTTTATTGAAAAATAATGTATCATTGAAATCTTCCCAACAGAAGAAGTCTGCTGTCTCTCCAATGTCCAATAAAAAATCTGACAAAGTATTAGCTGGAAGAAAAGCCACACGGAAACTGAATAATGCAAAAATTGTGTGTAGAAAAATCCCAGTGAAAATATCACAGAAGTTTCCTCAGAGGAACAGAACTTCTCAGGTACGACTTGCAAACAAAGGCCTACCTATTTCCAAAAAGACTTGTTCTAAAAAGCTTTTAAAAATGTCACAACAGAATTCTCGGAGAAAAGCTCCACAAAAGAGAAGTAAATCATTATCAAAACAAAAAGAGACTAATTCTTTAAGAGCTACCACCAAGAGATCACATCAGAGCATGAAAAATGTTAAAGTTCAATCTAAGTTTACTGTGAATGTACCCAGGAAGAAACCTgcaaagaaagatacaaagtcTTTGAAAGTAACTGTGAGGATTTCCAAGAAGCAACCTGTCAAAAAAACAGCAAACATTGTGACACGCAAGAGTAATCGTTCTAAACAAATAACCTCTCGTAAAGAAAATAGAACTGTAGCGACAAAGGTTTCTTCAAAGAAAATTTCTGAGAAAATACAAACAAGAGCAAAATCTGTGAAGAAGTTACAACTGAAAAAGACCATGAGATCAGAGAGATTACGATGTTGCCTTGCAATTAAGGATAAGCTTGAAGCTGATACTGCAAGAGCTCAAACCAAGTCTATTCAAATTATTTCAAAAGAGAATATTGAACAGGTAGTTAATTCCAAGTTGAGGTCTGGGACTCAACAAACATTGAATGAAAGACAGACCAGGTTTTCTCAGAGACTGAATCTGAACCCACATTTAACAACACAatccctcctttccattgacagtGCATCGAGTATAGCTCCCATTCAAAAGAAACGGAGAAAAAGGGCATTTAGTGACTTGTATCCTAAAAGTCCAGAGAATAAAGGTCCTTTGAAAAAAAAAGCGAAAGTTACAAGAACTAAGCCAGAGAATATAAAATCTCCAAAGAAGAAGGCTTCAGAAATTACAGAAAAAGGACATGGAAAAGGTGGGAGAAAAACACCAGTAGTAGAAGTTATGAAAGCTGCCAAAAAAAAggactccaaagacgtggaacCACAGGTACACAAAGGGAAAGGTCAATTGGGGAAACCAAAAAATAATCCTGATGGTGATATTTTGACGGCTTCAGAAACTTCGCAAGAGCAGACCAGTAAGCCTGTTTGTCAAAATCATTCCAAAGCAAAAGTTAAAAGAGCAGCTTCATGTGCAACATTGGAAAGTGATGCAAAACTGAAAGGTGTGGTTCAGAAACTGGCAAAGGCAACAAATTGCAGTATTAAAGCTATTAAAGAAAAAGCTGGATCAGAAACATCAaatgaaaagcaacaaaacaaGATTTTGAATAATGGCAGAGGAAATAATAAAAAGATAAATGTGAACAAAGATGAACAAGGTTCAAAGCAGCCTTCAACTATTCATAAATCAAATAAAAATACAGTCTCTAGTCCTAAAACAGCAGTGAAAATCCCGTGTCAAGAAGTTAATGATAATGCTAAGTGTAAACGACAAAGTATTCTTGAATTGTGTGAAGAAATTGCAGAAGAGATAGCTTCTGATACTCTAGATCTTTCAGTGAAAGAGGAGTCTACAAAGATGGAAAATAAAAATATCCAAAAAGAACCAGAAATCATACAGCCGGCAAGTACTGAGAAAATGCAAAAGACAAAATCAATTTATTCCAGCCTCAACAGATTCCAATTTTCAGGCCAAAAATGTGTAAAACGTAAATCAATTGAGCATCATAAATTTGTAACTAcaaggaacacttcacagaaaGGATGGAACAGTTGGACtaaaattaaacaaattaaaacTGATCAAAAAAAATTAGCTACCATCAATTCTACGCACAACAAAGTAAGAAATGTGCAGATTAGGCAAGCTGTTTCAGAAGTAGTAGTTCAGACAATTAAGGTAAAGAAAGAGAAACTGGCAAATGGGGTACCTATGCAGAACAAAGAAGAAAATGACACCACATATAACCAGCATAAATCAAAAACTGTTGTTTCCCAGTTGGAAGTTGGAAGAGACATCAATAATGATCAAAGGACTACAAAAGACAGTATTCCAGAAAAAATTAAATTAGTGAAATTGTGTGACGTGGAGGAGGATGAGGCAGAGGTGGCAAAACTGGAAACAGAATCTGAAGCAGATGAG aattttagaTTACACTTGGAATCAAGTCCTGAATGTAGTCCAGAAAAAAACTGTGTTACAACATTACTGCTGAAACCTGTCAAGGAGCAAGTGGAAAGCGAGTCAG GGTCATTGCTGAAGGAAACTGTACGGATTCTCTTCAGTAATCCAGATTCAACAGAAGTAAAAAATGAAAG TGTATCTTTGTCTAATCAGCTAACCATAGCGAAGAACACTGCAATCCCCCTTGAGTTTTCTGTACAAAAAGAAGCCAAGCCATCGGACAATACAGATGGAGGTGGGCTTCAACAAATAAACCTT GATTCTGGGCAAAAAAGGATTGGAGCAATTTCTTGTACTACATGTGGAATGTTTTATGCGGCTTCTATCCCAGAAGATGAAGCTCAGCACTTTAAATTTCACAAGCATTTTATCAGTGCTGTGAAATATGTG GGTTGGAAGAAGGAGAGAATTTTGGGTGAATATCCTGATGGTAAAATAATAATGGTACTTCCTGATGATCCAAAATATGCCTTGAAAAAG GTTGAAGAAATTCGAGAGATGGTTGATAATGACCTTGGATTTCAGCAAGCAGAACTTAAGTGTCCATCCAGAACAAAAACTCTTCTCTTCATTTCCAATGATCGTAAAATAGTTGGCTGTTTGATTGCAGAACACATACAGCAG